The following coding sequences are from one Streptomyces angustmyceticus window:
- a CDS encoding S41 family peptidase, producing MHREPTATGSPGASDSAYLRYPHLHGDLLCFAAEDDLWIAPLAPEGREPGRAWRLTVDRTRVGHPRFSPDGTHIAFTTWRSLDPEVHLAPVDGGPARRLTYWGSTDARVCGWTPPDHEGQAHVLAVSSHGQPFSYYSWAYSVPTDGSPGGQLPWGPVSDIAVADLEGERRTLLLSGKPPHEPASWKRYRGGAMGRMWLHGTRLLPDLYGHLDSVMFVGGRIAFLSDHEGIGNVYSCLPDSTDLRRHTDHTDFYARHAASDGARIVYQCAGDLWLIDDLGPDAVPRRLTVRLGGPRAGRRTYQVPAASHVTGLAVDTTGRASAVGVRGSLYWLTHRDGPARTLHDTPGVRVRLPVMLGSTGRIAYLTDAEGEDAIEITNLPRAGAPGAPRRLAAGELGRVHEMTSAPDGERVAVAAHDGRLLLVDTARPEEGADEDERAAGVTELIHSANGPVRDLAFSPDSRWLTWSHPGIGRTLRQIKMARLADRHIVDVTNGRFEDEQPVFTRDGRYLSFLSWRGFDPVYDVHTGDLSFPLGCRPYLVPLSSATPSPFALSPEGRPAAGGLDPDEIPPPSDEGTVLVEVEGLENRVTPFPVAASKYSSLAPVSGGGLVWLRWPISGALGETFANPADTSGRPTLEHFDLTKARRTELTSSLDGFALSGDGTRLVVNDEGELRAVPATETPDSDSTVFLDLRRILHDVDPVAEWRQAFDEAGRIARAYFWDPRMCGIDWDGVLAQYRPLLERVASPDEFADLLREVMGELGTSHAYVTGARRNEGPPHYQRAMGLLGANLVCRDGRWVVTRILPGESSDSRARSPLAGTGIREGAALTHVDGRPVDPVAGPYPLLAAAGGTTVELTFAPPEGEGVPRRVAVVPLVDERPLRYQDWVAKRRAVVRELSGGRCGYLHIPDMGGSGWAQFNRDLRMEVSRPALIVDVRGNAGGNISELVIEKLTRTIMGWDLTRDAEPVSYTSNAPRGPVVAVADEMTSSDGDMITAAFKLLGIGPVVGMRTWGGVVGMTGRHRLADGTAITVPMNAAWFRLYGWGVENHGVEVDIEALRSPLHWAEGRHPQLGVAVRTVLELLERHPAANPPDLSDVPDRRRPPLPPRDEGTSEAAGA from the coding sequence CTGCATCGGGAGCCGACCGCCACGGGCTCGCCGGGGGCGTCCGACAGCGCCTATCTGCGCTATCCGCACCTCCACGGCGACCTGCTCTGCTTCGCCGCCGAGGACGACCTGTGGATCGCCCCGCTCGCCCCCGAGGGCCGGGAGCCCGGCCGCGCCTGGCGGCTGACCGTCGACCGCACCCGCGTCGGCCACCCCCGCTTCTCCCCCGACGGCACCCACATCGCCTTCACCACCTGGCGCAGCCTCGACCCGGAGGTCCACCTCGCGCCGGTCGACGGCGGCCCGGCCCGCCGGCTGACGTACTGGGGCAGCACCGACGCCCGGGTCTGCGGCTGGACGCCGCCCGACCACGAGGGCCAGGCGCACGTCCTCGCGGTCTCCTCGCACGGCCAGCCGTTCTCGTACTACTCGTGGGCCTACAGCGTGCCCACCGACGGCAGCCCCGGCGGCCAACTGCCCTGGGGGCCGGTCTCCGACATCGCGGTCGCCGACCTCGAAGGGGAGCGCCGCACCCTGCTGCTCAGCGGGAAGCCGCCGCACGAGCCCGCCTCCTGGAAGCGCTACCGGGGCGGCGCGATGGGCCGGATGTGGCTGCACGGCACCCGGCTGCTGCCGGACCTGTACGGGCACCTCGACTCGGTGATGTTCGTCGGCGGCCGGATCGCCTTCCTCTCCGACCACGAGGGCATCGGCAACGTCTACTCCTGCCTGCCCGACAGCACCGATCTGCGCCGGCACACCGACCACACCGACTTCTACGCCCGGCACGCCGCCAGCGACGGCGCGCGCATCGTCTACCAGTGCGCCGGCGACCTCTGGCTGATCGACGACCTGGGCCCGGACGCCGTACCGCGCAGGCTGACCGTGCGCCTGGGCGGCCCGCGGGCCGGCCGGCGGACCTACCAGGTCCCGGCCGCGTCGCACGTCACCGGGCTCGCGGTGGACACCACCGGGCGGGCCAGCGCGGTCGGCGTCCGCGGCAGCCTGTACTGGCTCACCCACCGCGACGGCCCGGCCCGCACCCTCCACGACACCCCGGGCGTCCGCGTCCGGCTGCCCGTCATGCTGGGCTCCACCGGCCGGATCGCGTACCTCACCGACGCCGAGGGCGAGGACGCCATCGAGATCACCAACCTGCCGCGGGCCGGCGCGCCGGGCGCACCGCGCCGGCTGGCCGCCGGTGAGCTGGGCCGGGTCCACGAGATGACCTCCGCACCGGACGGCGAACGGGTGGCGGTGGCCGCGCACGACGGCCGGCTGCTGCTGGTGGACACCGCCCGGCCGGAGGAGGGAGCCGACGAGGACGAGCGCGCCGCCGGCGTCACCGAGCTGATCCACTCCGCCAACGGGCCGGTCCGCGACCTGGCGTTCTCCCCCGACTCGCGCTGGCTGACCTGGTCGCACCCCGGCATCGGCCGCACTCTGCGGCAGATCAAGATGGCCCGGCTCGCCGACCGGCACATCGTGGACGTCACCAACGGCCGGTTCGAGGACGAGCAGCCGGTGTTCACCCGCGACGGCCGCTACCTGTCGTTCCTGTCCTGGCGCGGCTTCGACCCGGTCTACGACGTGCACACCGGCGACCTGTCGTTCCCGCTGGGCTGCCGCCCCTACCTCGTCCCGCTGTCGTCGGCGACCCCCTCCCCCTTCGCGCTGTCCCCCGAGGGACGGCCCGCGGCGGGCGGACTGGACCCGGACGAGATCCCTCCGCCCTCCGACGAGGGGACGGTGCTGGTCGAGGTGGAGGGGCTGGAGAACCGCGTCACGCCGTTCCCGGTGGCGGCGTCCAAGTACTCCTCGCTGGCGCCGGTCAGCGGCGGCGGGCTGGTCTGGCTGCGCTGGCCGATCTCCGGCGCGCTGGGCGAGACCTTCGCCAACCCGGCCGACACCTCGGGCCGGCCGACCCTGGAGCACTTCGACCTGACCAAGGCGCGGCGCACCGAACTCACCAGCTCGCTGGACGGGTTCGCGCTCAGCGGCGACGGCACCCGGCTGGTCGTCAACGACGAGGGCGAGCTGCGCGCGGTGCCCGCGACCGAGACGCCGGACAGCGACTCGACGGTCTTCCTGGACCTGCGGCGCATCCTGCACGACGTCGATCCGGTGGCCGAGTGGCGCCAGGCGTTCGACGAGGCGGGCCGGATCGCCCGGGCGTACTTCTGGGACCCGCGGATGTGCGGCATCGACTGGGACGGGGTGCTGGCGCAGTACCGGCCGCTGCTGGAACGGGTCGCCTCCCCCGACGAGTTCGCCGACCTGCTGCGCGAGGTGATGGGCGAGCTGGGCACCTCGCACGCCTACGTCACGGGCGCCCGGCGCAACGAGGGCCCGCCGCACTACCAGCGCGCCATGGGCCTGCTGGGCGCCAACCTGGTGTGCCGCGACGGGCGTTGGGTGGTCACCCGGATCCTGCCCGGCGAGTCCTCGGACTCCCGGGCCCGCTCCCCGCTGGCCGGCACGGGCATCCGCGAGGGGGCGGCGCTCACCCATGTCGACGGCCGCCCGGTGGACCCGGTGGCCGGCCCGTATCCGCTGCTGGCCGCGGCCGGCGGCACGACCGTGGAGCTGACCTTCGCCCCGCCGGAGGGCGAGGGAGTGCCGCGCCGGGTCGCGGTGGTCCCGCTGGTCGACGAGCGGCCGCTGCGCTACCAGGACTGGGTGGCCAAACGCCGCGCCGTGGTGCGGGAGTTGAGCGGCGGCCGGTGCGGCTATCTGCACATCCCCGACATGGGCGGCTCCGGCTGGGCGCAGTTCAACCGCGACCTGCGGATGGAGGTCTCCCGGCCCGCGCTGATCGTGGACGTCCGGGGCAACGCGGGCGGCAACATCTCCGAGCTGGTGATCGAGAAGCTGACCCGCACGATCATGGGCTGGGACCTGACCCGCGACGCCGAGCCCGTCTCGTACACCTCCAACGCCCCGCGCGGCCCGGTCGTGGCGGTCGCCGACGAGATGACCTCGTCCGACGGCGACATGATCACCGCGGCCTTCAAGCTGCTGGGCATCGGGCCGGTGGTGGGCATGCGCACCTGGGGCGGGGTGGTCGGGATGACCGGCCGGCACCGGCTCGCCGACGGCACCGCGATCACCGTGCCGATGAACGCCGCGTGGTTCCGGCTCTACGGCTGGGGCGTGGAGAACCACGGCGTCGAGGTCGACATCGAGGCACTGCGCTCCCCGCTGCACTGGGCCGAGGGCCGGCACCCCCAACTGGGCGTCGCGGTGCGCACGGTGCTGGAGCTGCTGGAGCGCCATCCGGCGGCGAACCCCCCGGACCTCTCGGACGTGCCGGACCGCCGGCGGCCCCCGCTCCCGCCGCGGGACGAGGGCACCTCGGAGGCGGCAGGCGCCTGA
- a CDS encoding SGNH/GDSL hydrolase family protein has product MVAALLPVCLAASSVDSAATSIGAGGPRAKPTAIVSLGDSFISGEGGRWQGNVDMAYSQTDSMFGTDRATVCDSGGCRKDPNRVYVDGSYLDPTTGKENGCHRSDVAEIIESNISVDRKFNLACSGAVTGNILPAAAGGTSFKGEWPQADQLRDLARTYDIKLVQISISGNDLGFSDIIRSCITRFLSNPVGQYCWKVYDWDLKEKLKREVPDKVKNVIDQVRRVMRETGHPEGSYALAMQSYPSPVPLSSSYRYSQGVSFSSSRYSPGGCPFYNEDTNWARMDVVKGIADMLEGVAAEKNVHYLDLQWAFDGHEVCAKGVRHARAGDTPASPIPSRDAEWMRFLSAGISHAQGQVEESFHPNSYGQKVLGKCLKDFYDLTSPTGRRIEYTCLNSRGQGVEGMHLKPLSRS; this is encoded by the coding sequence GTGGTCGCTGCACTCCTGCCGGTCTGCCTGGCGGCATCGTCGGTCGATTCGGCAGCGACATCGATCGGGGCCGGCGGCCCCAGGGCAAAGCCCACGGCAATCGTATCGCTCGGCGACAGCTTCATCTCGGGAGAGGGGGGAAGGTGGCAAGGCAACGTCGATATGGCGTACAGCCAGACGGACAGCATGTTCGGAACGGACCGGGCCACCGTATGCGACTCCGGTGGCTGCCGGAAAGATCCGAACCGGGTGTATGTGGACGGGTCGTACCTGGATCCGACGACCGGAAAGGAGAACGGCTGCCACAGATCCGATGTCGCGGAGATCATCGAGTCGAACATTTCCGTGGACCGCAAGTTCAATCTTGCCTGCTCAGGTGCAGTGACCGGCAATATCCTGCCCGCGGCGGCAGGCGGCACGTCCTTCAAAGGGGAGTGGCCCCAGGCGGACCAGCTGCGAGACCTCGCAAGAACATACGACATCAAGCTGGTTCAGATCTCCATCAGCGGAAATGATCTCGGATTCAGCGACATCATCAGGAGTTGCATCACGAGATTTCTCTCCAATCCGGTCGGGCAGTACTGCTGGAAAGTCTACGACTGGGACCTCAAGGAAAAATTGAAGAGAGAAGTGCCGGACAAGGTAAAAAATGTGATTGACCAGGTTCGCAGGGTGATGCGGGAGACGGGGCACCCGGAAGGCTCTTACGCATTGGCGATGCAGTCGTACCCGTCGCCGGTTCCCCTGTCCTCCAGCTACCGCTACTCACAGGGCGTGAGCTTCTCCTCCAGCCGCTACAGTCCAGGCGGATGCCCCTTCTACAACGAGGACACCAATTGGGCGCGCATGGACGTGGTGAAGGGCATCGCCGACATGCTGGAGGGCGTCGCGGCGGAGAAGAACGTCCACTATCTGGATCTCCAGTGGGCCTTCGACGGTCATGAGGTCTGCGCCAAGGGGGTTCGTCATGCCAGGGCCGGTGACACGCCGGCCAGTCCCATTCCCAGCAGGGACGCGGAGTGGATGCGCTTTCTGTCCGCGGGGATTTCTCACGCACAGGGGCAGGTGGAGGAATCCTTCCACCCGAACTCCTATGGCCAGAAGGTGCTGGGAAAGTGCCTGAAGGATTTCTACGACCTGACGAGCCCCACGGGACGCCGCATCGAGTACACGTGTCTGAACAGCCGGGGCCAAGGAGTGGAGGGCATGCATCTGAAGCCCCTGAGCCGGTCTTGA
- a CDS encoding DUF397 domain-containing protein, which yields MTDRPLSGIEVPAPTWFKSSHSGGEGNACLEVAHAGTRVAIRDSKAPDGPTLAFPAAAFTAFIDEVRGASADGRLV from the coding sequence ATGACTGATCGCCCACTGTCCGGCATAGAAGTACCGGCTCCCACTTGGTTCAAGAGCAGCCACAGCGGCGGCGAAGGCAACGCGTGCCTGGAAGTCGCACATGCCGGGACCCGGGTCGCCATCCGCGACTCCAAGGCCCCGGACGGGCCCACGCTGGCATTCCCGGCGGCAGCCTTCACGGCGTTCATCGACGAAGTCCGGGGCGCCTCGGCCGACGGCCGCTTGGTGTGA
- a CDS encoding helix-turn-helix domain-containing protein: MASEKEEAGMTATLTGPAGRMQIARGLISLRERCGLTQTQVAERAGVSKATVSRYEMWQDRARIRWATVKAIADACEASASECEALVRVARTQTDGWWVGNSAVPEWMDPLVSFEHEAEYEHLCANTVIPGLLQTREYALAIHQAREVRSPNDVIEQMVDARIQRQGILRREPPLHVWAVLDEAVIRRTVGNSGVMAQQLDHLYEMAQSPTIEIQILPFKAGAHAAGAGDFVILGRNDERNPLNSMAVVYIEMRRRGLYLDEAEDVSGYKLTFDYLRSQAADTSASLRLLTKVRQELSHD; this comes from the coding sequence ATGGCGAGCGAGAAGGAAGAGGCGGGGATGACCGCGACACTCACAGGACCGGCAGGGCGCATGCAGATCGCCCGTGGCTTGATCTCGTTGCGCGAGCGATGCGGTTTGACTCAAACACAGGTCGCCGAGCGGGCTGGGGTCAGCAAGGCGACAGTGAGCCGTTACGAGATGTGGCAGGACCGCGCCAGGATCCGGTGGGCCACGGTGAAGGCGATCGCCGATGCCTGTGAGGCCTCTGCAAGCGAATGCGAAGCCCTGGTCCGAGTCGCGCGGACCCAGACCGACGGCTGGTGGGTCGGGAACAGCGCGGTGCCTGAGTGGATGGACCCGCTGGTGTCCTTCGAGCACGAAGCGGAGTACGAGCACCTCTGCGCCAACACCGTCATCCCTGGCCTGCTGCAGACGCGGGAGTACGCCCTCGCCATCCATCAGGCGCGCGAGGTGCGCAGCCCGAACGATGTGATCGAGCAGATGGTGGACGCCCGGATTCAGCGCCAGGGCATCCTTCGACGGGAGCCTCCGCTGCACGTGTGGGCTGTGTTGGATGAAGCCGTGATCCGCCGTACGGTCGGCAACTCAGGTGTGATGGCTCAGCAGTTGGACCACCTCTACGAGATGGCACAGAGCCCCACGATCGAGATCCAGATCCTGCCTTTCAAAGCCGGAGCCCATGCAGCCGGAGCCGGCGACTTCGTCATCCTCGGCAGGAACGATGAACGAAACCCGCTCAACTCCATGGCCGTGGTCTACATCGAGATGCGTCGACGCGGGCTCTATCTCGATGAAGCCGAAGACGTGTCCGGCTATAAGCTCACCTTCGACTACCTTCGCTCACAAGCAGCCGACACCTCGGCGTCGTTGCGTCTGCTGACCAAAGTACGACAGGAGCTGTCTCATGACTGA
- a CDS encoding ATP-binding protein, with product MNADDTSLRRLPWVGEDGRPGYLSTDGTGPVSRLVNRLEAMRPGGASGPPDQTPDVFADFGRDPEPELGSPDGRLTDALWGALKQSSTPLQALGLWSLPGGDLSSACAARHYVRTMACWWDVAPEQVEALELIAGELVGNALKYSDSRLIAVALSRTARTACIGVSDEGHGCVAEPVRPGPEQEGGCGLLIVEALADRWGRRKLEGGFAVRAEMVLKR from the coding sequence GTGAATGCCGATGACACTTCGCTGCGGCGGCTGCCCTGGGTGGGGGAGGATGGCCGGCCCGGCTATCTGTCCACGGACGGCACCGGCCCGGTGTCCCGCCTCGTCAACCGGCTGGAGGCAATGCGGCCCGGCGGGGCAAGTGGGCCGCCCGACCAGACGCCCGACGTGTTCGCCGACTTCGGGCGGGATCCGGAACCTGAACTCGGTTCTCCGGACGGTCGGTTAACGGATGCCCTCTGGGGCGCGTTGAAGCAGTCGTCCACCCCGCTCCAGGCGTTGGGCCTGTGGTCGCTCCCCGGTGGGGACCTTTCCTCCGCGTGCGCCGCCCGTCATTACGTCCGGACCATGGCGTGCTGGTGGGATGTGGCCCCGGAGCAGGTGGAAGCGCTGGAGCTGATCGCCGGGGAGCTCGTCGGCAACGCGCTGAAGTACAGCGACAGCCGCCTCATTGCCGTCGCGCTCTCGCGTACCGCCCGGACCGCGTGCATCGGTGTGAGCGACGAGGGGCACGGCTGTGTGGCCGAGCCGGTGAGGCCGGGGCCTGAGCAGGAAGGCGGGTGCGGACTGCTGATCGTGGAGGCGCTGGCCGATCGCTGGGGGCGGCGGAAGCTGGAGGGCGGCTTCGCCGTCCGGGCCGAGATGGTCCTCAAGCGTTGA
- a CDS encoding TetR/AcrR family transcriptional regulator, with protein sequence MGRSRLTPERETELFNAVLDLLREVGYDALTMDAVAARTRSSKATLYRQWQGKPQLVARALRHCKPVSTADVDTGSLRGDFAELVRRADDEGQVEKDAALMRGLGMAIHGNPDLHQALREVLLDPEVTGLNAMLTRAIDRGEIAADCPALAFAPHMLVGALIARQLIEDRSADAAFLASYLDAVVLPALGV encoded by the coding sequence ATGGGACGCAGCCGGCTGACCCCCGAGCGGGAGACCGAGCTCTTCAACGCCGTGCTCGATCTGCTGCGCGAAGTCGGCTACGACGCACTGACCATGGACGCCGTCGCCGCCCGGACCCGCTCCAGCAAGGCCACCCTCTACCGCCAGTGGCAGGGCAAGCCGCAGCTGGTGGCCCGGGCGCTGCGGCACTGCAAGCCGGTCAGCACCGCGGACGTCGACACCGGCAGCCTGCGCGGCGACTTCGCCGAACTGGTGCGCCGGGCCGACGACGAGGGACAGGTGGAGAAGGACGCGGCCCTGATGCGGGGCCTGGGGATGGCCATCCACGGCAACCCCGATCTGCACCAGGCCCTGCGTGAAGTCCTCCTCGACCCCGAGGTGACCGGGCTGAACGCGATGCTGACGCGGGCCATCGACCGCGGCGAGATCGCGGCCGACTGCCCCGCCCTCGCCTTCGCCCCGCACATGCTCGTCGGCGCGCTCATCGCCCGGCAGCTCATCGAGGACCGCAGCGCCGACGCCGCGTTCCTCGCCTCCTACCTCGACGCCGTGGTCCTCCCCGCCCTCGGCGTCTGA
- a CDS encoding MMPL family transporter, with protein MATFLYQLGRFAFRRRRFVALIWIALLAVAGVGAATAAAPAEDSLAIPGTEAQRAFDLLDQRFPGTNADGATARVVFRAPAGETMKDPANKAAVERTVHALRSGSSQVDRVADPYTARALSKDGRTAYAQVSYKVTGFELTDASKDALEDAAKEGREAGLTVETGGNALQAIPETGATEVIGIAISAVVLVITFGALIAAGLPLVTALIGVGIGVSTITALSSTLDLSTTTSTLATMIGLAVGIDYALFIVSRYRAEITEGSEREEAAGRAVGTAGSAVVFAGLTVVIALVGLAVVNIPMLTKMGLAAAGTVVIAVLIALTLIPALLGFAGKRVLPRKARKDRESRESAPAGEPHGRPAAAERPNMGTRWARFVLRRPVTVLLAAVVALGAVAVPAASLELGLPDDGSQPTDTTQRKAYDLLTDSFGAGFNGPLMLVVDGRGVHAGQSTRSAAARVAKEVGALDDVAVLTPPTFNKAGDTAMLTVVPKSKPSSGATEDLVHDIRSKSTGIAQDTGAKTLVTGTTAMNVDVSQKLDDALLPYLALVVGLAFLLLMVVFRSVLVPLKAALGFLLSVVAALGAVVAVFQWGWLGDVFGVEQTGPIMSMMPIFMVGVVFGLAMDYEVFLVTRMREAFVHGERPGEAVVTGFRHGARVVTAAAVIMISVFAGFIGSTDAMIKMIGFGLAVAVLFDAFLVRMAVVPAVLALLGRSAWWLPGWLQKTLPNVDVEGEGLRKRLAADAAGPDASAARAPERV; from the coding sequence GTGGCCACTTTCCTCTACCAACTCGGACGCTTCGCCTTCCGGCGGCGTCGCTTCGTCGCCCTGATATGGATCGCCCTGCTGGCCGTCGCCGGCGTCGGGGCGGCCACCGCCGCCGCGCCCGCCGAGGACTCCCTCGCCATCCCCGGCACCGAGGCCCAGCGCGCCTTCGACCTCCTCGACCAGCGCTTCCCCGGCACCAACGCCGACGGCGCCACGGCCCGGGTGGTCTTCCGGGCCCCCGCCGGCGAGACGATGAAGGACCCGGCGAACAAGGCGGCCGTGGAACGCACCGTCCACGCCCTGCGGTCGGGCTCCTCGCAGGTCGACCGGGTCGCCGACCCGTACACCGCCAGGGCCCTGAGCAAGGACGGCCGTACCGCCTACGCCCAGGTCTCCTACAAGGTCACCGGCTTCGAGCTGACCGACGCCTCCAAGGACGCCCTGGAGGACGCGGCGAAGGAGGGCCGGGAGGCCGGACTGACCGTCGAGACCGGCGGCAACGCCCTGCAGGCCATCCCCGAGACCGGCGCCACCGAGGTCATCGGCATCGCGATCTCCGCGGTGGTCCTCGTCATCACCTTCGGCGCGCTGATCGCGGCCGGACTGCCGCTGGTGACCGCGCTGATCGGCGTCGGCATCGGCGTCTCCACCATCACCGCACTGAGCAGCACGCTCGACCTCTCCACCACCACCTCGACGCTGGCCACCATGATCGGCCTCGCCGTCGGCATCGACTACGCCCTGTTCATCGTCTCCCGCTACCGCGCCGAGATCACCGAGGGCAGCGAGCGCGAGGAGGCCGCCGGACGCGCGGTGGGCACCGCCGGCTCCGCGGTCGTCTTCGCCGGGCTGACCGTGGTGATCGCGCTGGTCGGCCTCGCCGTCGTCAACATCCCGATGCTGACGAAGATGGGCCTGGCCGCGGCCGGCACCGTCGTCATCGCCGTCCTGATCGCGCTCACCCTCATCCCGGCGCTGCTGGGCTTCGCGGGCAAGCGGGTGCTGCCCCGCAAGGCACGCAAGGACCGGGAGAGCCGGGAGAGCGCCCCGGCCGGCGAGCCGCACGGCCGGCCCGCCGCCGCCGAGCGCCCCAACATGGGCACCCGCTGGGCGCGGTTCGTGCTGCGCCGCCCGGTCACCGTGCTCCTCGCGGCCGTGGTCGCCCTCGGTGCCGTCGCCGTCCCCGCGGCCTCGCTGGAGCTGGGCCTGCCGGACGACGGCTCGCAGCCCACCGACACCACCCAGCGCAAGGCGTACGACCTGCTGACGGACAGCTTCGGCGCCGGCTTCAACGGCCCGCTGATGCTGGTCGTCGACGGCCGCGGCGTCCACGCCGGGCAGAGCACCAGATCCGCCGCCGCGCGGGTGGCGAAGGAGGTCGGCGCGCTGGACGACGTCGCCGTCCTCACCCCGCCCACCTTCAACAAGGCCGGCGACACCGCGATGCTGACCGTCGTCCCGAAGTCCAAGCCCAGCAGCGGCGCCACCGAGGACCTGGTGCACGACATCCGGTCCAAGTCGACCGGCATCGCCCAGGACACCGGGGCGAAGACCCTGGTCACCGGCACCACCGCGATGAACGTCGACGTCTCGCAGAAGCTCGACGACGCACTGCTGCCCTACCTGGCGCTGGTCGTCGGCCTGGCCTTCCTGCTGTTGATGGTGGTCTTCCGCTCGGTGCTCGTCCCGCTCAAGGCGGCACTCGGCTTCCTGCTGTCGGTGGTGGCGGCGCTCGGAGCAGTCGTCGCGGTCTTCCAGTGGGGCTGGCTGGGCGATGTGTTCGGCGTCGAGCAGACCGGACCGATCATGAGCATGATGCCGATCTTCATGGTGGGCGTGGTCTTCGGCCTGGCGATGGACTACGAGGTCTTCCTCGTCACGCGGATGCGCGAGGCGTTCGTCCACGGCGAGCGACCGGGGGAGGCCGTGGTCACCGGCTTCCGGCACGGGGCGCGGGTGGTCACCGCCGCCGCGGTCATCATGATCAGCGTCTTCGCCGGCTTCATCGGCTCCACCGACGCGATGATCAAGATGATCGGCTTCGGCCTCGCCGTCGCCGTCCTCTTCGACGCCTTCCTCGTCCGGATGGCCGTGGTCCCCGCGGTCCTGGCCCTGCTGGGCCGCTCCGCCTGGTGGCTGCCCGGCTGGCTGCAGAAGACCCTGCCGAACGTCGACGTCGAGGGAGAGGGCCTGCGCAAGCGGCTCGCCGCCGACGCCGCCGGCCCGGACGCGAGCGCCGCCCGCGCACCGGAGCGCGTCTGA
- a CDS encoding energy-coupling factor ABC transporter permease: protein MHVPDGFINAPVSVAAGAVAAAAVAVSLRGARRELAGAGTGGAAGAERTAPLAGLVAAFIFAVQMLNFPVAAGTSGHLLGGALAAILVGPYTGVLCVSVVLLMQGVLFADGGLTALGVNITDMAIVTTVVAYGLFRGLVKVLPRRRRSITVASFAAALISVPAAAVAFTAMYALGGTADVPIGKVFTAMVGVHVLIGIGEAAITALTVGAVIAVRPDLVYGARGLAKPLELRTSPLAAPADEPAPAAAPAAPAPAAPRRSARRVWLAGLAAALVCAGGISYYASASPDGLEKVAHDQGIDAKTRDHAAKDSPLADYSVKDITNPRLAGGLAGIIGVGATLAVGTGVFVVLRRRRSEGAGQQETDGRRPSESA from the coding sequence ATGCACGTACCCGACGGATTCATCAACGCGCCGGTGTCGGTGGCGGCCGGTGCGGTCGCCGCCGCCGCGGTCGCGGTCAGCCTGCGCGGCGCCCGGCGCGAGCTGGCGGGTGCGGGCACGGGCGGCGCCGCGGGCGCGGAGCGGACGGCGCCGCTGGCCGGACTGGTCGCCGCGTTCATCTTCGCCGTGCAGATGCTGAACTTCCCGGTCGCCGCCGGCACCAGCGGGCACCTGCTGGGCGGCGCGCTGGCGGCGATACTCGTCGGCCCGTACACCGGCGTGCTCTGCGTCTCCGTCGTGCTGCTCATGCAGGGCGTGCTCTTCGCCGACGGCGGGCTGACCGCGCTCGGCGTCAACATCACCGACATGGCGATCGTGACGACCGTGGTCGCCTACGGCCTGTTCCGCGGGCTGGTGAAGGTGCTGCCCCGGCGGCGCCGCTCGATCACCGTGGCCTCCTTCGCCGCCGCGCTGATCTCGGTCCCGGCGGCCGCGGTGGCCTTCACCGCCATGTACGCGCTCGGCGGCACCGCGGACGTGCCGATCGGCAAGGTCTTCACCGCCATGGTGGGCGTCCACGTCCTCATCGGCATCGGCGAGGCCGCGATCACCGCCCTGACCGTCGGCGCCGTGATCGCCGTGCGCCCCGACCTGGTGTACGGCGCACGCGGCCTGGCCAAGCCCCTGGAGCTGCGCACCTCGCCGCTCGCCGCCCCCGCCGACGAGCCCGCCCCGGCCGCCGCCCCCGCCGCCCCGGCCCCCGCCGCACCCCGGCGCTCCGCCCGCCGCGTCTGGCTCGCCGGACTCGCCGCCGCCCTGGTGTGCGCGGGCGGCATCAGCTACTACGCCTCCGCCAGCCCCGACGGCCTGGAGAAGGTCGCCCACGACCAGGGCATCGACGCCAAGACCCGCGACCACGCCGCCAAGGACTCCCCGCTCGCCGACTACAGCGTCAAGGACATCACCAACCCGCGCCTGGCCGGCGGCCTCGCCGGGATCATCGGCGTCGGCGCGACGCTCGCCGTGGGCACGGGCGTGTTCGTCGTCCTGCGCCGCCGCCGCAGCGAAGGCGCCGGGCAGCAGGAAACGGACGGCCGGCGCCCGTCCGAGAGCGCCTGA